The Lactuca sativa cultivar Salinas chromosome 2, Lsat_Salinas_v11, whole genome shotgun sequence genome includes a window with the following:
- the LOC111915482 gene encoding uncharacterized protein LOC111915482 isoform X2 encodes MKIPNFSGEEDGYHGRFEDKEVKLFVESFQSDPWYFFLTCDSMLKCITYSWSSYRRFSQLLQIYNAHLNGSSDEQVIIGFIKKCIHSESGIVFRFILKRTLLHL; translated from the exons ATG AAAATCCCAAATTTCAGTGGAGAAGAAGATGGCTATCATGGAAGATTCGAAGATAAAGAAGTGAAACTCTTCGTCGAGAGCTTCCAATCCGACCCTTGGTATTTCTTTCTTACATGTGATAG TATGTTAAAATGTATAACATATTCATGGTCCAGTTACAG ACGGTTCTCCCAACTACTACAAATATACAATGCACATTTAAATGGCTCTAGCGACGAGCAAGTGATTATAGGGTTTATCAAGAAAT GCATTCATTCAGAATCTGGCATTGTTTTTCGCTTCATTTTAAAG AGAACACTACTGCACCTTTAA
- the LOC111915482 gene encoding uncharacterized protein LOC111915482 isoform X1, protein MKIPNFSGEEDGYHGRFEDKEVKLFVESFQSDPWYFFLTCDSMLKCITYSWSSYRRFSQLLQIYNAHLNGSSDEQVIIGFIKKCIHSESGIVFRFILKVSLSFVS, encoded by the exons ATG AAAATCCCAAATTTCAGTGGAGAAGAAGATGGCTATCATGGAAGATTCGAAGATAAAGAAGTGAAACTCTTCGTCGAGAGCTTCCAATCCGACCCTTGGTATTTCTTTCTTACATGTGATAG TATGTTAAAATGTATAACATATTCATGGTCCAGTTACAG ACGGTTCTCCCAACTACTACAAATATACAATGCACATTTAAATGGCTCTAGCGACGAGCAAGTGATTATAGGGTTTATCAAGAAAT GCATTCATTCAGAATCTGGCATTGTTTTTCGCTTCATTTTAAAGGTAAGTTTGTCTTTTGTATCCTAA